GTATTCTTCGAAAATACCTTTTACAAATCTTTTTCTTTCGATAGCTTTTTTAGCGATCATTGCAACTCCGGCAACGGCTAATGCTCCCAGAGCTCCTTTTAATACTGAATTTTTCATTTTTTCAAAATTTTAAATTTTACTACTTTACTTTTTTATATAGACGAATGAATCTTAATTTTACTTTACTACTTCTAAAATTTAATTATTCGTTTGTTCTTTTATTTCTGTTGAAAAATCCGCTTTCGCATCGGTTTCTCCAGACTTCCTTGAATTTTTCTCTTTCTTCAGGAGATAGATTCATCATTTTTTCTCTCATTTTTCTCTCCTTGAAATCCTTCATCCCTTTCCCGAAATGGAAGCCTCCGAAAAGAATTTTACAAAGGATCAAAATTCCCATCGCCTGCCAGTAGGTTACCGATTTTACTCCTAAAATTTCAGGAAGAAGACAGTTCCAAAGCGACATGACGATCCATGTAACGCCCAGAAAGATCAGTGGCGGACAAAGAAATAAGAAAATCCAGCCTTTTTTATGTTTATAATCCATGATATATTTTTAACTATTTAAATCTTCGTATAATTTTCTCAATCGGTTTCTCAAATGCTTGACCGCATAGTTTTTTCGACTGATAATCGTTTTAATGTTTTCGCCCTGCTCATCAGCGATTTCCTGGAGGGTTTTATCGTTGAGCTCATTTTCCACATAAACCAGCCTTTGCTTTTCAGGCAGCTCGTCTAATGCTTCAAAAAGTTTTTTCCAGATTTCATCCTGAAACATTTTCACTTCAGGTCCTGCACTTTCATCCAACAGCAGAATATCTTTGATGGAAAAGCTTCCGTCTTCATCTTCATACACGAAATCTTCCAGGTTTTCGGTTTTCTTTTTCCGGTATTTGTCGGTGATCTTGTTCGCCGTCACCCTATAGAGCCAGCCCCCCACATTCACAATCTCAGAAAGATTGGTAAGACTACTGAACTGATACCACACCTCCTGCAGAATATCTTCCGCATCTTCCGTATTTTTCACTTTCGGGCGAATGTACGACATCAGCTTTCCTCCGTACTTTGAAACGGTTTGTGAGATGATATTTTCTTTCTCCTTCTGTGGCATTGTTATTTTTTCGACAACCTCCATATTGCTATGACGATTGAAATTTTTGTTTTACTTTAATAAATTTAAAATATTTTTTCGAAATTTTGAGTTTTCTTTTATTCATCGCATTTGTAACCTATTGAAAATTTATTTTCAGGAGCTTTTTCCTGCTATCCACTTTATCTTTTTTATTGCGGTCTCCGCTCTGCTTCGTCCGCAACAAAAAAGGAT
The sequence above is a segment of the Chryseobacterium sp. MYb264 genome. Coding sequences within it:
- a CDS encoding RNA polymerase sigma factor, whose product is MEVVEKITMPQKEKENIISQTVSKYGGKLMSYIRPKVKNTEDAEDILQEVWYQFSSLTNLSEIVNVGGWLYRVTANKITDKYRKKKTENLEDFVYEDEDGSFSIKDILLLDESAGPEVKMFQDEIWKKLFEALDELPEKQRLVYVENELNDKTLQEIADEQGENIKTIISRKNYAVKHLRNRLRKLYEDLNS